In a genomic window of Lycium ferocissimum isolate CSIRO_LF1 chromosome 9, AGI_CSIRO_Lferr_CH_V1, whole genome shotgun sequence:
- the LOC132031247 gene encoding metallothionein-like protein type 3 yields MSDKCGNCDCADVSQCVRKESQYDLVIVEKSETVVMDVGAAEHDGKCKCGSSCACVNCTCGH; encoded by the exons ATGTCTGACAAGTGCGGCAACTGCGACTGTGCTGACGTTAGCCAGTGCGT GAGGAAGGAAAGCCAATATGATCTCGTCATCGTCGAGAAGAG CGAGACCGTGGTAATGGACGTTGGAGCGGCGGAGCATGATGGGAAATGCAAGTGCGGCAGCAGCTGCGCCTGTGTGAACTGCACTTGTGGTCATTAA